A window of Coturnix japonica isolate 7356 chromosome 2, Coturnix japonica 2.1, whole genome shotgun sequence contains these coding sequences:
- the METTL6 gene encoding tRNA N(3)-methylcytidine methyltransferase METTL6 isoform X1, with protein MFHENTSAHCLTTVTTSTEDGAFQTKGPNTRILSPEEAERLAKHQVLVSDFKQLKLEKEAQKNWDLFYKRNSTNFFKDRHWTTREFEELKACREFADQKLTILEAGCGVGNCLFPLLEEDLNIFAYACDFSPRAVEYVKKNPLYDTERCKVFQCDLTKDDLLENIPADSVDVVTLIFVLSAIHPDKMHLVLKNVYKILKPGKCVLFRDYGLYDHAMLRFKSGSKLGENFYVRQDGTRSYFFTTEFLSQLFRAEGYEEVVNEYVHRETVNRKEDLRVPRVFLQSKFQKPFSKT; from the exons ATGTTCCATGAAAACACATCAGCACATTGCTTAACTACAGTAACAACATCTACTGAAGATGGTGCTTTCCAAACAAAAGGCCCTAATACAAGAATCCTTAGCCCGGAAGAAGCAGAGAGACTGGCAAAACATCAGGTTTTGGTGTCTGACTTCAAACAgctgaaactggaaaaagagGCACAAAAGAACTGGGATCTGTTttacaaaagaaacagcaccAACTTCTTCAAAGACAGACACTGGACAACCAGAGAGTTTGAAGAGTTAAAAGCGTGTCGGGAG TTTGCAGACCAGAAACTGACCATTTTGGAAGCGGGCTGTGGGGTTGGAAACTGCTTATTTCCGCTCCTGGAAGAAGATCtgaatatttttgcatatgCCTGTGATTTCTCTCCTAGAGCTGTTGAGTATGTGAAG AAAAACCCCTTATACGATACTGAAAGGTGCAAAGTGTTCCAGTGTGACCTTACCAAAGATGATCTTCTAGAAAATATACCAGCAGATTCTGTGGATGTCGTCACCCTTATATTTGTGCTTTCTGCCATTCATCCTGACAAAATGCATCTTGTATTGAAGAACGTTTACAAG ATATTAAAACCAGGCAAGTGTGTCTTGTTCAGAGACTACGGACTGTATGATCATGCGATGCTCAGGTTTAAATCTGGCAGCAAACTTGGAGAAAACTTCTATGTTAGGCAAGATGGGACAAGATCCTATTTTTTTACTACAG agTTCTTGTCTCAGCTCTTCAGGGCAGAGGGATACGAGGAAGTGGTCAATGAATACGTGCACCGAGAAACTGTGAATAGGAAAGAAGACTTGCGTGTTCCAAGAgtttttcttcaaagcaaattTCAAAAGCCTTTCAGTAAGACATAA
- the METTL6 gene encoding tRNA N(3)-methylcytidine methyltransferase METTL6 isoform X2, which translates to MFHENTSAHCLTTVTTSTEDGAFQTKGPNTRILSPEEAERLAKHQVLVSDFKQLKLEKEAQKNWDLFYKRNSTNFFKDRHWTTREFEELKACREFADQKLTILEAGCGVGNCLFPLLEEDLNIFAYACDFSPRAVEYVKKNPLYDTERCKVFQCDLTKDDLLENIPADSVDVVTLIFVLSAIHPDKMHLVLKNVYKILKPGKCVLFRDYGLYDHAMLRFKSGSKLGENFYVRQDGTRSYFFTTGYSWCGRLSANEEQKHD; encoded by the exons ATGTTCCATGAAAACACATCAGCACATTGCTTAACTACAGTAACAACATCTACTGAAGATGGTGCTTTCCAAACAAAAGGCCCTAATACAAGAATCCTTAGCCCGGAAGAAGCAGAGAGACTGGCAAAACATCAGGTTTTGGTGTCTGACTTCAAACAgctgaaactggaaaaagagGCACAAAAGAACTGGGATCTGTTttacaaaagaaacagcaccAACTTCTTCAAAGACAGACACTGGACAACCAGAGAGTTTGAAGAGTTAAAAGCGTGTCGGGAG TTTGCAGACCAGAAACTGACCATTTTGGAAGCGGGCTGTGGGGTTGGAAACTGCTTATTTCCGCTCCTGGAAGAAGATCtgaatatttttgcatatgCCTGTGATTTCTCTCCTAGAGCTGTTGAGTATGTGAAG AAAAACCCCTTATACGATACTGAAAGGTGCAAAGTGTTCCAGTGTGACCTTACCAAAGATGATCTTCTAGAAAATATACCAGCAGATTCTGTGGATGTCGTCACCCTTATATTTGTGCTTTCTGCCATTCATCCTGACAAAATGCATCTTGTATTGAAGAACGTTTACAAG ATATTAAAACCAGGCAAGTGTGTCTTGTTCAGAGACTACGGACTGTATGATCATGCGATGCTCAGGTTTAAATCTGGCAGCAAACTTGGAGAAAACTTCTATGTTAGGCAAGATGGGACAAGATCCTATTTTTTTACTACAG GTTATTCCTGGTGTGGAAGATTGTCTGCCAATGAAGAGCAGAAACATGACTGA